From the genome of Leptospiraceae bacterium:
CTTAACGTTGTGCGGACATTTTAAACACGGCTCGATAGAGCTAGGAAACTTACGAGAACTTTTCAGGAGTAGGTTTCCTCGACATCGTGTCTCGGAAAGACTTTGGTGTAAATTATAGGAGAAAATAATGATTAGAGAATTTGTTTCTTCATCAACTTTGAGATCAATTGGATATGATGAAACCAATAAAATTTTAGAGGTTGAATTTAAGACAGGGAAATTGTATCAATGTCTTAATGTTCCAAAACATTTATATATAGGGTTAATGAGTGCAAGTTCCAAAGGAAATTTTTATGACACTTTTATAAAAAAGGCAGGATTCAGATGTTTCAAAATATAAATTACAATTTAGTTTCTGCTTCTTCACATAAAGAAATTGCTTGTTCTACATTTTTAATTATATCTTTAAAATCAATTTGGAAAGGCTCTATAAATTTTTCATTATCAGCCGCATATAAACCGTTTGTTGATTCTAGTTCAAATTCTACTCGTTTTAGTATCTCAATTAATTGGTGTGATTTATTTAATTCTAAAATTGCCATGCTCTTAATATACAAATAAAGAATAAATCGGACTAGCTTTTTTTTAAATTGAAAAATATTTTATAAAATAAATTTGATAGGTAACTAAATGACATTAAAAGAAAAATTATCAAAACCTAATATTAGTGAAGAAGATGTAAAAGATGCTTATATAAAAGCAATCGGATTAAAGGGATTTAAGAAAAATCTCATAGATATTCAAACAGATGAAATCTGGTTTGAAGCAAAAAATGGCAGAAATAATTCTACCTATAAAATGTTTACTCAATTATTGCACTATGTTCAAGATGCACTAAATCATGGGGAGCCTACTCCACCTTTTTTATCTGTAGTTGATACTAAAAAAGGTGCACTTATGAAGACATCAGATATATTGCCTTTCCTTGCTAAAAAAACTATCAAGTGGGGGAAGTCAGCAAGCAAATATACACAGGAAGCAGTAGATGAAGTATCTACTCATATTGGAACATACGTTGTCTCATTTAATATTGAAACACATGAAGAAGAATTTATTAGCACCATTAAAGAGGCGATTAAATCAGGTGAGATTATCCGCACTCAAATCACGCCTGATAACTTAAAACAAGTATTTGATAAATGGGTTACTATGATAGGTAGAGAAATCGCAGGTGTTGGAGAAGAGCATTATGCGCTATTATTTTTTGCAGACATTATGCACGATGGGACAATATCAACTCATGCGAATCTACCAGCAGAATTATTACATAAAAACAAAGCTCCTGTATTTAGTTTAGGCGGAAAAAATTACGAACTAAAAAGCACAGAAGGTTATCGTCGATTTTGGGCTATTTACCATAAACCGCCAAAATCAGAATATCGAGATTATTTACTCGAACGTAGAGATAGCTTAATCCCTCTTGACGAAAGAAGTTTTAAAGGCGCATTTTATACTCCCTTAAATGTAGTAGATAAGGCATACGATAAACTGGCTGAAACACTTGGTAAAAATTGGCAGAAAGAATATATTGTTTGGGATATGTGCTGTGGTGTCGGCAACTTAGAGGTAAAACATAGTAACCCTCGAAATATATACATGAGCACACTAGACCAAGCAGATGTCGATGTAATGAAAGCAACTAAGACTTGCGTTGCCGCACAACGTTTTCAATATGATTATTTGAATGATGATATTACTAATGATGGGAAGATAGATTATACTCTAACAAATAAGATACCAGAAAGTTTACGCAAAGCTATTAAAGAAAAGAAAAAGATTTTAGTATTAATGAACCCTCCTTACGCAGAGGCTACAAATTCCGCAAATGCAAATATTTCAAGTCGTGGCGATGAGACCACGACAAAAGAAGGAGTTGCAAAAACAAAATTTGCGGAAGTCGCAATGGGAGATTATGGGAAAGCCAGTAATGAATTATTTATGCAATTTTTAGTAAGAATAGCGCAAGAAATGCCCAATGCCATAATAGCTGTTTTTAGCAAATTAAAGTATATCACTGCTCCAACTTTAGAAGAATTCAGGGCTATATGGAACGCTAAGTATTTGGGAGGGTTTGTAGTTGATAGTAAATCCTTTGACGGGTTAAAAGGAAATTTCCCAATTGGATTTTTGATTTGGAAAACCGACATGAACAGTGATAAAAAATTAATAATTACAGAAATTACTACTGAAATTTTAAATAAAGATGTGCAACCAATTGGCGAGAAGATATTTTATTCTGCTTCGGAACAAAATTTATTAACTAATTGGGTTAAGCGATTAAAAGCTAATAAAACTGATGTTGTTCCACTTAAAAATGCAGTGTCTCCTGCTACAACAAGCAAAGATTTACGAGGAACAAAATGGGCAGACAGTGCAATAGCGTGGTTAAATTGTCCAGGGAATGATGTTCAACAGGCGAACTTAACAGGATTATTCTCTTCTGGATTTAGTAGTGGGAGGGGGTTTTTTGTAACATCGGAAAATTTATGGCAAACAGGTATAATTTTTACAGTTCGTAGAATTATAAAACCTACTTGGATTAATGACAGAGACCAATTTTTATTACCCTCTCTAGAACTCTCAGATGAATTTAAGAATGATTGCTTAATTTGGATGTTGTTTAATGGGAATAATTTAACTGCAAGTGCAGATAACTTAGAATGGAATGAAAAAAAATGGTCTATCGTAAATCATTTTATACCTTTTACTGAATCAGAAGTAAACGCCCCTGATAGATTTGAATCTGATTTTATGGTTCAGTATCTAGCTGACAAAGAATTATCAAACGAAGCAAAATCAGCATTAGACGCAGGTAGAGAATTATGGAAAGCATATTTTGAACATATTGATATAAGAGAAGTTAGAGATGAATTAAAATTAAATCGTCCAGATGTAGGTTGGTATCAAATTAGAAAAGCCTTACAAGCTAGAAATGCGAGTGGTGATTATACACCAGTTAGTTTTAAACCTTTTGAAGAAGCATATAAAAATTTAAGTGAAAAATTGCGCCCACAAGTATATGAATTAGGATTTTTGAAAAATTAGTAATATGCGCCTAACGTCGAGTTTGCGGAAATTGTTACAGAATAGTTTTAACAAACAACTTCGCAAACCCGACATATTTGAAAAGAATCGTATTGTGGAGCGGAGTAAGTATTACACCTGACCTCGTGTCAGGGCTGGTTTTAGTAAGAGCGTAAGTTTAGATGCAACAGTTCACACGCGTTTAAAACGTCGCACAACTACGCGTGATCTGCTGCGAGGCAAGAAGGGATTTGCCTCTTGCTCCAAGGCTGCATAATTGTTATTGTCGGACTTTTCTGTTCTAAGTCAGACCACGCAAACTACATGCCACGAACGGATGTGTCACGCATTTTGCACAGTTCAAGGTAGCCTTGGAGACATGCCCCAGCCGCCGCACGTCAGATACGCTTAACGTTATGCGCAATGCCTCGCTATATTTCATTTAGTTAATCCAACAGATTGTAGAAGAATGGAAAAAGATTGTTTTTTATGGCTGGATTCGAAAAATAATGTGAAACGCAGGATTTACGATTGTTCTAAATAAAATTGAAAGGAGTTCTGATTTTGGACTTTTATTATGAGAAATACAGATTAGAAATTTGAAAGACGTAGTAATTACTTTTAAGATGACGGAAATAGATTTTGCAGTATTGAAAAGGATTAGCTTTTAAATATAAGCTGGATAATAAGAATTATCCGAGACTCTTTTGGTATTTTAAGAACTGCTTTGTATCTTTAAGTTTAAAAAATTAAATAAAAATATAAGAATAAAAATATTAAATATAAGCTGGATAATAAGAATTATCCGAAACTTTATTGGTATTTTAAGAATTACTATTAGAATCAAACAAGTTGCACTTTTGGTTTAAGTATGACTGAATAGAATTCTTCAATTGACTTTCTATTTATAAGTTTGCCCGCATAGAATTATGAAACATTTTTTGATTCTAAGCCTTCCTATTTATTTGTAGAAAGAAATTTTCAAGAATCGCATTAACTTAAAGTTTTTTTAGTTGAAGTTTTTTATCATAGGTAAACATATAGTAAACGCGTGGACGGAAATTACTTGCTAGATTTTATCGAGTTACGAGTTTAGTTCTTGTCAGATTTTATCGGAGTCATACGAGGCAAAGCGCATAACTGCGAGTATCCACTGCGGAGGTGAACAATGTTCGGAAGCTGTTCACCTCCTTGCTCCAAGCCGGCTTAGTTGTATTAGCCACACTTTGTAGTATATTTGTTGAACTTACGCAAGTCCAGTGCCATCGTTCCGGTCACAAAACTTGCAAGAGAATAATGCAAGTTTTGCGCCCTACACTCAGTCACGGGACTTGCTAGTATTAGTACGGCTTGGAGACATGACTTTGAAACTCAAAAGGTGCTACCGCACTTTCGAGTTTCAAAGTCACGTCGGATACTCTTAACGTTATGCGGTATTTTCACGCTAGGATATAAGAAAGATGAATATAAAGAAAAATAACAGTAAAATAAGATGTACAATAATACTAATTTTTATTTACTCATGCCAAACTTATTCAAATTATCCGGAGCACACTTCAAAAGAAGGAATTAATGATGCTATCTATTATGAGAAAAAAGATATAAGAACAGTGAATATCGAAAAGGAAATTAAGTGGCAAAAGCATCCTACTGATTTTGATGAAGATGACCCAGAGATTTCCAATTCAATACAAGAAGATTTATACAATAAAACTGGAAATATTATTGGATATATATCGGAAAGGTATCCGTTCAGGTTGCCGTGGTATCTTAATTGGTTACCATTATATGATGTACGGGACAAAGAAACCTATTCCGATGGAAAAGGAAAGATAATGCCTATTTCTCCTTTTTATTATATAGTACAAGTAGAAAATATTTTTATATTCGTTAAAAAAGCAGCATATGAAAGTATTACTCAAATCGAAAATGAAAGGAGCCAATTAAAAGAGCTTCGAGTTTATTTAAAAGAACAAAAAAAAGATGAGCCTTCTCTTACTATACTTAAAAAATACTCCAATTTTCAAAAATATGAAATGTATGACAAGATAGATAAGGGAATAAAAATACAAATAGACTTATTACATTTTGATGAACTAAAAGTTGGAGGAACCACTATTTCTAAAGCAAATAGTTTTCAATTCAATGCAAAATCAATTTATTCAAATATTCCGCCAACAAAAGACTTGCCTAGATTTTATATTTACGGACAATCTAAAAGTATAGTGTCGTTATTCTCTCACTATAATCGTTTTAATGATTTTGATAGAATCTCTGTATATGGCACAACAATGAATAGTGGAAGTAATCCGATTGTTCTAGCTGATTTTATATTTTTTAGTTCCCCACCTTTTGGAGAAATTATTCTTAAATGTGAAAATAAGGATATAGATATTAGAGATTTTATAAAGTAGGATAATGCAATGGATACAAATAATATAAACTCTTCATATATTGAAAAAATGATAGAGCACATTTTTCTATCAGAAATCTTAAAAGAATCATGGGTGAAGTTTAACATAAAAATTAACGTGTTGAGACCAGAAGTAGATGATTCTGGATATGACTTAATTTTAGAATGCCAAGGAATATCTCAATACATTCAATTAAAATCAACAATAAATGAAAAAACTATAATACCTACAGTAAATTCAAAACTATTTAAAAAGAAAGAATTTGCTGTTATCTTGATTAAAGTAAATAAAGAAGAAATGATTTTTAAGGAATATTACTATTATGCGGACAAAAATATTTCAGTTGAAAATTTAAAATCAGCAACAAAAAATAAGGCGAATACTGACGGAGTAAAAAAAGAAAGACCAAATACAAAAAAAATTCCTCGAAGTAAATTCGTTAAATTAAATTCTATACCGGAGTTGTTAGAAAAATTATTTCCTGACATTCAAAAAAATAGTAGCAAATAAAATAATGTCTAGATTAGATACCGGTAAAATTACAGTTTGTTGTAAGTAGAATTTTATTGTATAAGTGCGTGAAAACACCGCATAACAAAGAGTATCCACTGCGAAGCCACGAGAAGATGTGGCTTCTTGCTCCGAGCCGGCTTAGTCGTAGAAGTGAAAATTTGTAGTATATTTGTCAGACTAATGCAAGTCCAGCGCCTTCACTACTGTCACGAAACTTGCAGAAAAGAGCAAGTTTGCGTGCCATCCGTTCAGTCACAGGACATTGCTAGTAGTTGCTGGCTCGGAGACATTGAGAAAATGGAAAGAAAAATGCTTGGGGCATTTTCTTCCCATTTTCTCAACGTCGGATACTCTAAACGTTATGCGCAATGCCTCGCTATATTTCATTTAGTTAATCCAACAGATTGTAGAAGAATGGAAAAGATTGTTTTTTATGGCTGGATTCGAAAAATAATGTGAAACGCAGGATTTACGATTGTTCTAAATAAAATTGAAAGGAATTCTGATTTTAGACTTTTAGTAGGAGAAATACAGATTAGAAATTTGAAAGACGTAGTAATTACTTTTAAGATGACGGAAATAGATTTTGCAATATTGAAAAGGATTAGCTTTTAAATTTAAGCTGGATAATAAGAATTATCCGAGACTCTTTTGGTATTTTAAGAACTGCTTTGTATCTTTAAGTTTAAAAATTAAATAAAAATATAAGAATAAAAATATTAAATATAAGCTGGATAATAAGAATTATCCGAAACTTTATTGATATTTTAAGAATTACTAATAGAATCAAACAAGTTGCACTTTGGGTTTAAGTATGACTGAATAGAATTCTTCAATTGACTTTCTATTTATAAGTTTGCCCGCATAGAATTATGAAACATTTTTTGATTCTAAGCCTTCCTATTTATTTGTAGAAAGAAATTTTCAAGAATCGCATTAACTTAAAGTTTTTTTAGTTGAATTTTTTTATCATAGGTAAACATATAGTAAACGCGTGGACGGAAATTACTTGCTAGATTTTATCGAGTTACGAGTTTAGTTCTTGTCAGATTTTATCGGAGTCATGCGAGGCAAAGCGCATAACTGCGAGTATCCACTGCGGTAACGGACTATATCGGAAGCTGTCCGTCACCTTGCTCCAAGCCGGCAAAGTCGTATTAGTCAAACTTTGTAGTATAGTTGTTGAACTTACGCAAGTCCAGTGCCTTCGTTCCGGTCACAAAACTTGCAAGAGAATAATGCAAGTTTTGCGCCCTACACTCAGTCACGGGACTTGCTAGTAGTTGGTCGGCTTGGAGACATGACTTTGAAACTCAAAAGGTGCTACCGCACTTTCGAGTTTCAAAGTCACGTCGGATACTCTAAACGTTAGGTGACATTCCCACCCCTAAACTCGGTCGGAATTGGTTATCCCAACATCCGTGTTGGGATAAAAATAAAATAAAGGATTGGTAAAAAATAAAATGTATAATAAATCTATGAAAATTATGTTTCTCTGTATCTTAGTATTTTCCTGTTCAAGTGTGCAAGAAAAAGCTCATGAAACTCCATTACAGAATGTTTGTCCAAACTTTGGGCAATTGAACCCGAGTAGTGAGGATGTAAAGAAAGCGACTTATAGCCTAGAACCAAATAAATCTCCAATGGTTGTAATTAAAAATTCCAATGGTCAGATAAAAGAGTATAAAGGTATATATGCGTTTGACGCAAAAAAACTTAAAAGTTTATCAGAATTACAGGTATTCAAATCGTATTACTTAGAATTATGCCCTGACTCACCATTACCAGATTACTTCTCGCAAACTTATAGCTCTAGTAACGCGGAGTCGATAAATAATAAGGTTTCAAAATGTTACGATATTAATTGCCTAAAGCAAATTCAGTTTGAATCCAGCGAACAAAAAGTAGAGATGATAAGCAATAACCTAAAAGAATCACAGCAAATGTATAAGAAAAAAATATTCATTGATTTTATTCTAAATTCTGAACCAAATAATCCAGATTTACTTTTTCGAATTCATCTTTTAGGTGCAATTATAACACAAAAAGAATTCAATTTAGAAAAACCTAATATAGATAAAAAAATGGAGTTAGCCGCCGAAGTTTTAACATATTTGAAAAAGTCGCAAGAAGCTGACCCTACTAAATTTAAGAACGCATTGAATTATGAACTCTATGAAGAAATTAATTCAAAGGTTGATACGCTTGCAACATTAGAAAAACAAAAAGCTGACAGCGATGGAATTTGTTCCTATCAAGTACACGGAAAAATAATAAAAACTTCTAATACCTTTCATATAGTTACTGGAATGGCAGTATGGCACAACAATGGAATTTATTGCGAAGAACAAAAGGAAAAATATAAAAATAAATTTGCTGGCTTAGTTGAAAATGATGCCTTTGGATTCGTTAATCCAGAAAAAATGGACTATCATTCCCCAAACTATATTAATGTTCGAAAAGCCTACTTAATTGAAGAAGTAACGATAAATAATAATAGGCTATTTGTTTTTTCTAAGAAACCTCCAGCAGAAATAGCTAACAAAGTTGCTAAGGCTGAGAAATTATCTGAAAAAAATAATGAATCCTCTAAGAAGAAACAAGAAATAGTGGCTTATATAATTAAATCTATTCCGAAATTAAACATCAAAGAACTTTAAAAATGAGATTCCGTAGTTCGTTTATTATATTAGCTATTTTGGGAGGCATTATAATGTCAGATAATTCAGCACAAGAGCAAACAAAAGGTAGCCGCTTCCATTTACAAAATTTTGTAAATAATCATAAAGAGGAGTTTAGCGGATATATAACATCATCCTCAAGCTCGTTACTATTATTTAGTTCATCAAATATAGAATGGATTTCTCCTATTAAGGAAGCGAATAATATTGAATACCAAGATGATTTTTTGGAGAAATTAGAATTTGGAAACTATTCCGATGACCTTAGAAAATACTGGCCAAAAAAAGGTCCTGTATGGGACGGACTCGGATTAGTAAAAAGTAAAAATGAAAAAGGAATTGTCTTAGTTGAAGCAAAAGCACATACATCGGAAACTTTTTCTGATATGAAAGCCAAGGCACCTGAAAGCATTAAGCGAATTGAAAAAACATTTTCGAAAGCTAAAAAGTTTTATAAAGTATCAGCGAAATCAGATTGGACTAAAGAAAGATATCAATTAGCAAATAGAATTACTTTTTTATATCTTCTGAATGAAAAACTGAAAATTCCTACTTGGTTAGTTTTCGTAAATTTTACGGAGGATAACTCCAATATTTCGACCTCGAAAAATAAATTTATTGAACACTATCAGAACGAGTTAAAAGAGTTAGGATTAAGCGAAAACTCCCCTTTGATTGACAGAATTATTATTCTATATGTTAAATCTAAGTAGTAATTTCGTTTAACGTTATATACTAGGCTCGACATCGTGTCGAGGCTGGTACTAGAAATTGAACGGGGTGGGAACATCACCTAACTGCGAGTATCCACTGCGAGAGTGAACTATATTCGGATGCTGTTCACTCTCTTGCTCCAAGCCGGCTTAGTTGTAGTAGTCAAACTTTGTAGTATATTTGTTGAACTTACGCAAGTCCAGTGCCTTCGTTCCGGTCACAAAACTTGCAAGAGGGTAATGCAAGTTTTGCGCCCTACACTCAGTCACGGGACTTGCTAGTTGTTGGTCGGCTTGGAGACATGACTTTGAAACTCAAAAGGTGCTACCGCACTTTCGAGTTTCAAAGTCACGTCGGATACTCTTAACGTTATGCGCAATGCCTCGCTATATTTCATTTGCTCAATCCAACAGATTGAAAAAGAATGGAAAAAGATTGTTTTTTATGGCTGGATTCGAAAAATAATGTGAAACGCAGGATTTACGATTGTTTTAAATAAAATTGAAAGGAGTTCTGATTTTGGACTTTTCTTATGAGAAATACAGATTAGAAATTTGAAAGACGTAGTAATTACTTTTAAGATGACGGAAATAGATTTTGCAATATTGAAAAGGATTAGCTTTTAAACTTAAGCTGGATAATAAGAATTATCCGAGACTCTTTTGGTATTTTAAGAACTGCTTTGTATCTTTAAGTTTAAAAATTAAATAAAAATATAAGAATAAAAATATTAAATATAAGCTGGATAATAAGAATTATCCGAAACTTTATTGATATTTTAAGAATTACTATTAGAATCAAACAAGTTGCACTTTTGGTTTAAGTATGACTGAATAGAATTCTTCAATTGACTTTCTATTTCTAAGTTTGCCCGCATAGAATTATGAAACATTTTTTTGATTCTAAGCCTTCCTATTTATTTGTAGAAAGAAATTTTCAAGAATCGCATTAACTTAAAGTTTTTTTAGTTGAAGTTTTTTATCATAGGTAAACATATAGTAAACGCGTGGACGGAAATTACTTGCTAGATTTTATCGAGTTACGAGTTTAGTTCTTGTCAGATTTTATCGGAGTCGCGAGGCAAAGCGCATAACTGCGAGTATCCACTGCGGAGGTGAACAATGTTCGGAAGCTGTTCACCTCCTTGCTCCAAGCCGGCATAGTTGTATTAGCCACACTTTGTAGTATTTTTGTTGAACTTATGCAAGTCCAGTGCCTTCGTTCCGGTCACAAAACTTGCAGAGAAGATAATGCAAGTTTTGCGCCCTACACTCAGTCACGGGACTTGCTAGTATTAGTACGGCTTGGAGACATTGAGAAAATGGAAAGAAAAATGCTTGGGGCATTTTCTTCCCATTTTCTCAACGTCGGATACTCTTTACGTTATGCGTCATGCCACTGACTTTTAGACATACGATTACTTTTTTGAAAAGATGTTTAGGGCGGTTTGCGTTTCGTTT
Proteins encoded in this window:
- a CDS encoding KTSC domain-containing protein → MIREFVSSSTLRSIGYDETNKILEVEFKTGKLYQCLNVPKHLYIGLMSASSKGNFYDTFIKKAGFRCFKI